The Paenibacillus wynnii DNA window TGCTGCTTTAATGGTTTCCAAGACCTTATCCATTTCGCCTTTAGTCGTTGGGATCGTTAAACCCAGGGCTGTGAACTCATCTTTGTTGTAGTTGATACCATTTGCATTCGCAGCAAAAGGGACACCTAAAAGCTTTTCAGAGCCGGTAATCAATTGCAGAGTTTTCTTGTAGTTCTCGATAACATTAGCCTGACCAGGATAATTAGTCATATCGGCCAGGATCCCGTTTGTGGCAAGGTCTTCAAATTGGGCATCCCCGCCAACAGATATGATATCCGGCACCTCACCCTTCGCTATACGTGTTTTTAGAACCGTAGCTGCTTCAGGAACATTAGTCTGAACAATGTCGATGCCAGGATTAGCCGCTTCAAATTTTGCAATCAATGTCTCATAAGTTGCAACCGCTTCGGATTTATATTGAAAAAATTCGACTTTTACTATTTTGCCACTGTTAGAAGCTTCTTCTTTATTGCTGTTTTCAGATGCCTCTTTATTGCCTCCACATGCGCTTAGCGTGGATATTACTACAATCAAAGCAAGTGCAAGAGATAATGGTTTTTTCATTGAACTGACCCCCCGAAATTTAAGTTGAATACGAACTTCATTTCCGATACAATAACATTGGTGTTTTTCCAAACCGGCCTAGTCATTCCCGTGACTAGGTCTTTTTTTACTTCATTCCATAAATCACCCCCCAAAAAAATCTACAAATTTAATTATTCATATTTATGTGTCCTCCGCAGGTGTCTCGAACCACTAGCTCTGTTTCGATCGTAACGTGAACGGCTGTTTCTCTTCCTTCTAAACGTTCCATAAGAAGTTGTACTGCCGTTCTGGCAATCTGCTCCGGAAACACTTTCACACTAGTCAAAGGCGGATTCATAAATGCCGAAACCTCAATATCGTCAAAACCTATGATCGCCATCTCCTCAGGCACCTTCACCTGTTGTTCATTCAACGCCCGAAGGGCACCAATGGCCATCGGATCACTGGCAACAAAGCAAGCTCTTGGACGATTTGGTCTTCCGAGCAGCTTTTTCATTTCTTCGTAGCCGCTCGCTGTACTCCAATCCCCTTGGAACATGTAATCTTCATTGAACAGTCCCTTCTCCTTCATTAGTTGTTCAAAGTAAACTTGCCGCTTATCAACCACAACATCTCCTTCATGTTTAGCCCACAACTTGTAGAGGTAATCCCGTCCTCCAATCATGCCGATATCCGAGTATCCATGACCTATAAAGTGTTCAACCACATCCTTTACTGCCTGCTTAAAGTTGATACTGACCGAATCATACCCTCTTAATTCTTCAAGGGTATGGTTGACCAAAACAATAGATTTGTGATTAGGAAAAATCCTATGGATATCCTCCGTATCAACAGAACCCACGACGATCAGCCCATCCATTTGTTGACAAGCTGCCGGGTCCACTTCGTTTCCTCTAATAACTCTCCCAATGGGAATTCCAAGCTCATCACATTTTTTTTCAACGCTAACACGGATTTTCGAAAAATAAGGATCTTCCTTTTCATCATCGGCAGAGATCCAGATAAGCAAGCCTATTTGCTTACTTGATAAGTCGCTTTCTTGCTTCAATCGCTTCACACGGTTTGGTTTATATTGCATTTGTTCTGCAATTTGAAAGATTCTCTCGCGCGTCCCTTCACTTACAGAAAGGGTAACATCATTATTTAATACACGGGAAACAGTTGCCGCCGATACATTGGCTTGTATTGCTATTTCTTTTAATGTAGCCATCAAACACAGCACCTTTTAGTTAATTTATTTACTTAACAAACAAATTGTAACATGCAAAATAACGTATTGCAAGCCCTTTCATCAGCACTTTATTCGCAAAATTACGTATAAACCACAAAAAGTATAAGCATTAAGTAAACATAACTTTTTTTTTTCTAATTAGTCCTGTTTCCATAAAAATAATTTACTTAATAATTTACTTCGATTCAATTTCATTTTCGCAAATCAAAAAAAAGCCCACTACCACCGGATCAAGTGGTAATGAGACCTCTTGCACACGGCAACACATCTACTATTAACTCATTATCTATTGCTTCATAAAGCCTTTCCCGCGTAAAAAATCCTTCATATGCAACCTGGTGGGTTCTGCCAAACGCTTCGCCATAATAGCTGACCATGGCGCAGCATTCGTGCCACCCGTCCGTTCCCGCATATAATTGCTCGTCACTTCATCATAAGCTTTAACCTGCTCCACCGTCGCTTCCGCATCATATCGGTTGCGATGCAGTACCGCCTGCAGCGGTAGGCGCGGACGCTGACCGACGGCTCCAGCGGGATGCCCTAAGCACATACCGAATAAGGGATAGACTAATTCGGGCAATCCAAGCAGCTCCGACACCTCCGTTATACGGTTGCGAATCCCCCCGATATACACGATCCCAAGATCCAACGATTCTGCCGCCACGGCTGCATTCTGCGCAGCTAATGCCACATCAACGGTTGCTACAATCAAGTTCTCTGTTGAATCCTCGTAACTGGCACACCCTTCTAAGTGAGGCTTCGTAACCTCTCGAAGACGGTACAGGTCGGCGCACCAGACAAGGAACACTGGACATTGTTCAATGTAGGCTTGATTTCCCGCTAATCCGGCAAGCTCTGCCTTCAAGGCTTGGTTAGTAACAGCAATGACACTGTAGGCCTGAACATTACTGGATGTGGAAGCCATTTGGGCAGCTTCTATAATGACAGCCAGTTGTTCCTCACTTACAGGTATATCCTGAAATTGGCGAACAGAACCATGCCGCTTCAACAGTTGAAGCGTTTCGTTATTTAGTTTCATTATACATTCGCTCCCCGTGGCTTATTTGCCAAAATGCCTATCTCCTATTATTAACACAAAAAGTTAATAAACAAAAAAATGCCACAGAAACCTAGTAATAAAACAAAGAGGGTGTTCCAAAAGCCATGACCTACTAGCGCGGAATCAAGTGTATTTTTACATTTGAATGGCTGGAATCGAGCTACTAGGGCGGGGAATTGATCGGCTGCAGGTTAGATAATAATAAATGCTTTAAGCCGCCTTCGCTGTTTTGGGGGAACGGAATAATGGCAGAGGTAAGCCGCTAAGAACCAAAGGGGCTGTCCCAGTAGCCATGAATAGGCTATTTGGGACGGCCCCGCTGTTTTTGAGTCGGATTGACTTGTGCACTTGGTGTGGACGCTCCACGAACGGACCGTTGCTAGCGGTAAAAATCCGGAGATAGCTTATGCTTTCGAAGCTAGTTTTCCTTCGGAAAACTTTCGGGCGACCGCTACCGCTTTTCCGCAATTATCCGTCCTCTCCGCTGCTTTGAGCAGAAAAAGTTTCTACAATCCTTCTAAAATCAAAAAAAAGAAACCTTTCTTTGGAAAATGGAAGTGCGACCAACCATTTCAAAGGAGAGGTTTCTTTTGTACATTCAATATACCATGGACCAACTTTGCTTGCCAATGAATCTGGAAGAAGATATTCCAGAAAACCACCTCGTTCGTGTCGTGAATACCGCCGTCAATCGGCTGGACGACACCACCTTTGACGCTGTACCAATGTCAGAAGGAAAGGCTGCAGCTTTACAGCTTCACCCGCTGCAGACGCAGTGCATTCAGCACAACAGATACGGAGCTGAATGCCATGGCTGCACCTGCAAGCCAAGGTGCCAGAAAACCCAAGGCGGCGATCGGTATCCCAATCGTATTGTAGGCGAGCGCCCAGAACAAATTTTGCTTAATATTATTCATCGTCTTGCGGCTCATTCGGATCGCATCGGGGATGCTCTTCAGATCTCCCCGCATGAGGGTAATATCGGCGGCCTCCATAGCCACATCCGTACCGGTGCCGATAGCCATACCGGTATCAGCCGTAGCTAATGCAGGGGCATCGTTAATACCGTCACCGACCATGGCAACCTTCACTCCCCCCTGTTGCAATCTGCGAATCTCCTCAGCCTTTCCTTCAGGAAGCACTTCAGCCAGCACTCTGGTAATCCCCGCCTGCTCAGCGATGGCCTGTGCTGTAGTCTGATTGTCCCCCGTGATCATAACCACTTCAATTCCCATTTCATGAAGAGAAGCTACTGCAGCCCGGGATGTTTCCTTAATGGTATCAGCAACGGCAACTATTCCCTCACAAACGCCGTTCACAGCAATAATCATAGCCGTCTTTCCCTGCTGTTCCAACTCCTTCATCAAGCCCATCCATAGGCTGATATCTATACCCTTCTCATCCATCATCCGCCGGGTGCCTATATTCACAGCCTGACCTGCAACAACAGCGGAGATACCCCGGCCAGGTATATTCACAAATTGCTCGGCGTCCGGCAATTCCAACCCTCTATCCGATGCACCTGCTACAATCGCATCGGCAAGAGGATGCTCTGAAAGCTTCTCGGCGGCTGCAACGATGGACAGCAGACGATTCTCGGTGTCCCGGTTCCCCGGAGCAGAAATTGCGGCAGTAGTCACCACATCCGTCAACACCGGTTTACCGTTCGTTACGGTTCCCGTTTTATCTAATACAACAACCTTAATTCCCTGTGCCGCTTCGAGATGTTCTCCACCCTTGAACAGAATACCCAGCTCTGCCGCGCGTCCCGATCCCGCCATAATTGAAGTCGGTGTAGCCAATCCCAAGGCACATGGGCAAGCAATAACCAATACTGCGATTGCTTTTTCCAGCGCTTCGGCGAACTGACCCGGTGCTGCCCACAAATACCACACGAGAAATGTTAAAACTGCAATACCCACAACAATGGGTACAAAAATACCGGAAATTACATCTGCAATCCGCTGAATAGGCGCTTTGGATCCTTGAGCCTCCTCTACCACTCTGATAATCTGGGCCAGCGCTGTATCCCGCCCTACTTTGGTAGCTCTTACTTTAAGCATACCGTTTGTATTCAGCGTAGCGCCGATAACGGAGTCACCCTTCTGTTTCTCAACGGGGATACTTTCACCGGTCAGCATAGATTCATCAACAGAAGAGAATCCTTCGACAACTTCTCCGTCCACTGGGATCTTAGTTCCAGGCTTCACCATCACGATGTCACCGGGAATGACTTCTTCTATTGAAATGTTCATCTCAGTGCCGTCCCTGATTACGAGCGCAGTTTTGGCTTGTAGACCCATTAAGCTTTTGATGGCATTGGAGGAACGGCCCTTAGCCAACGCTTCAAACCATTTACCCACTAGAATGAGCGTAATCAACACGGCACTGGTCTCATAATACATTTCCACAGTATGATTCATACCGTTCATATTCAGAGAATCAATCGTCAAATATAAACTATAGAAATAAGCTGCCGAAGTACCTAACGCTACCAGCACATCCATGTTGGCACTGCCGTTGCGAAGCGCCTTATATGCACCCACGTAGAATTGCCATCCGATAATGAATTGTACAGGTGTAGCCAAAATAAGCTGAAACCACGGATTCATCAGCAGCTCAGGCACTGGAATCCAAGACGTGAACGTGAAATGACCTACCATCGCCCACAGCAATGGAAAGGACAGAATCGCAGAGATGATCCATTTACGCCGTTTGTTAAGAATCTCCAACTCCCGGTGATCGGCACTATCCTTGCGTTCCTCTTTCAATGTAGCTTTGTAACCGATGCTGCTAACCTTCTCCATAATATCGCGCGTACCAATAGTTCCCGGGGTATACTCCACATGTGCGGTTTCCAGCGCCAGGTTCACGTTGACTTGGGCTATGCCCGGCATACGTCCCAGCACCTTCTCAATCCGTGCGGAACAAGCCGCACAGGTCATACCCGTAATATCAAAGTCCACTGCTTCTCTGACCGTATCATAACCGAGAGCTCGAATCTTCTCTTCTATTTGAGGCAGCCCTGACACCTTGGGGTCAAAGCCTATCGTCGCTTGCTCCAATGCCAGATTTACATTCGCACGGGACACTCCCTCCATCCGGGACAGCCCCTTCTCAATCCGTGCCGCACACGCAGAGCAAGTCATACCGGTAATTTGTACAGTCATTTGCTGCTCACCGTTACCTGTTGGTGTTGTATTGTTCATGGGTTCCACCTGCCTTTATACCCCGAGGGGGTATGTATTTTTTGAAAAGAAAAGGCATTAACCTGCGGGCGTACCTCTCGGCTCCCTCTAGCTTCATGCCCTGTATCTTCCCCTTTTAACAAATTGCCCGTAATTCCCCGTCCTTAATAGGTGGGGCATGAATAGGGCGTGTCTCAATTTGGATCGTATACTGCCAGTTGTTGTGATGTGCCATTCGGCGCAGTTCTCTCAAAGGCACTTGTTTGTACGATTTTCCTGGCAGTGTAATATACTTTCCTTCAATTGTTTGGACGTATGGTCCTGTGAACCCTGTAATAAAACCACGCTGTCCATGGATGCAAACTTGATCATTCAGAAGGAATCCTAAGGATTCTTTCGTGTTTTTGGCGTTTCTTTTTTGCAAACAATTGGGCTCTTTTCGACCTTTTCGAGCCGTTGCTTCATGCAGTGAACGTTTCTTTTTTCGAAATTGTACGATGCGGAAGTGCGAGCAAGGGTGTTCATTGATTTTAGATATGCCTATGATCGCGATCGCATCATTTTGATGGCTTTTTTCGAGCGCCAATGTTTTCCGGTGGGGAGTCGTTTCACTCCCATACGTAATGCGTGCTTCGGGGTAACGGGAAAAGATTCGTTTGCGCAAGACATGCATAAAGGGCGGTTCCTTATATTGCTTCACTTTCTTTTTAGCCATCATCCACGTCCACAAAATCGCACCTTCTTGATGATTCTCATGCGTATGGCAATCGGTACACACCGTTATGAGATTATCGGCGCGATCACTACCTTTATGCGAACGGTAGATGATATGGTGGGTGTTTAGGATTTTGTTTTTCTTTTTGCAGACTTGGCACGTATAGTGGTCCCGAGCAAACACGTAATAGCGAACCTCGTGGTAGCTGAAGGTTTCTCCTTCTTGATATTCTTTGCCTTGGATCAAAGGATTCATCATTTTCTGCACATCAAATTTCCCGACTTCAAGATGAAGCTTTGGATGTGGTAACAGCTTCGTAAAGGTGTCCACCCACCGAAAGGTATGCTGGATGCGGTTTTCAAGCGAAGGCGGTAACCAGCCTTCTGGACGTTTGGACGTGAGCGAAATGGAGGGTTTTATCCACTTCTTCTTTTTCTTATCAAAAACACGTTTGGTATTAAATTTGTATTTGCAGCGTCTGTAGCGCGTGTTTCGATTTCTACGGCTACGGCGATACGTTTTGCGAGTTTCGAGCAGCGAACTAACATCTTGACGGAATTCAATTTCGCCATGAGCGAAAATTTTATCTTCGCTGATGACAGCGATGCCGAGGTGTTTTACGCCAGTATCGACACCGACGTGAAGTTCTTGAACAGTCTCGCCTGTGGCTATAGTCAATTGAATCGCAAACGGTTGATAACCGACAATTATTGCTTTTTGTTGCTTAAGTAAAAGCCTAGCTTTTCTTACCGAGCAGGGCATGAGTGCCTCTCCTCTTTTGTTTTTGACGAATACACGCATGTTTCGTCCCTCCTTAGAGTTTGTTTCCCTTCGCCAATGTTGGACATGCTTCGTGCCTCAGGTTGACCGTTCCGACCCAACAGAACTGTTACAGCGCCTGAACGACAAAAGGTGCTAGGGAATTACACCAAGCCGTATTGACATGCCCAACGTAGCTTAAAGCTAAGGCTAGACAACTAGGGCTTTTTCAAGCCCCCACTTCATAACGCTTTACCGTTTAAGTGGTGGGGAGTTGACACTACGTCATAACCTTGATCTTCAATCGCTTCTTTAATAGCACCTAGAGTAACCTTGTTCTCATCAAATTCTATTGCCACTGTCTTACTGGCCAGATCAACCTTAGCTGAGGCTCCTGCATTGCTTACAGCCTTCTCCACTGAACTCACACAATGACCGCAAGACATTCCCTCAACTTTTAAAATAACGTTCGACATTCTCCAACACTCCTTATGGGTTTATTTCATTAATTTATTTACGGTAACCAACAGTTCATCAATAACCTCATGTTCACCGGCTTCAATCCGTTCAATGATACAGCTCTTCATATGACCTTCAAGCAGTACCTTCCCAACACTGTTCAACGCAGACTGTACTGCAGCTAGCTGATTCAGAACATCGTCACAGTAAGTATCCCGCTCAATCATACCTTTGATTCCTCGTATCTGGCCTTCAATCCGGTTAAGCCGATTTCCTAGCCCGTTCTTAAATTCATCTGAATGATGACTTTTGCGAACTTTGGAAGTATGGCAATCATCACCGTTGGGTTGGCCCGCATGTTCTTCTTCATGTGTAGCCATGATAGATCAGCCTCCTCAAGTTCAATATAATATACCCCCCATGGGTATGTCAAGCGTTGAACTGAGCATAGGGTTAATCGTCCTGCGGACGGAAATGCTAAAGAATGGGATAAAATTCAAATAAGTATTGCTACCCTATTCAAATTTGACTATAATAAGCTTCTGTTTCCTGTATAGGTTTACCAAAAACAATGTTTCTATGAACAATAATGAAAAGGAGCCTGTAAAGCATGCATTCTAAAGAAAGTAATCTTAAAATGGTCGTCACCGCGCTGCTGCTCGGTATCCTGATGTCTGCTATGGACAATACCATTGTAGCTTCAGCTATGGGCACCATTGTCTCGGATCTGGGCGGGCTGGACAAAATCGTATGGGTAACCTCAGCTTATATGGTTATGGTCATGGCTGGAACTCCTATCTTTGGCAAGCTGTCTGATATGTACGGACGCAAGCGTTTCTTCATGTTTGGTTTAATCGTATTTCTGATCGGCTCTGCTTTATGCGGTACTGCAAGCAGCATTACTCAGCTCAGTATTTACCGGGCGATCCAAGGGGTCGGCGGCGGCGCACTAATGCCTATTGCTTTTACAATTATGTTCGACATTTTCCCAGCGGAAAAGAGAGGGAAGCTAACCGGGCTGTTCGGAGCGGTCTTCGGCATTTCCAGTGTACTCGGCCCTTTGCTGGGCGCGTATATCACCGAATACGTCGGATGGCAGTGGGTATTCTACATCAACCTGCCGCTGGGTGTTATCTCCTTTATCCTAATTGCCATGTACTACAAAGAATCCATAACTCATTCCAAGCAACGGATAGACTGGGGCGGTGCGTTCACTCTCGTAGGAGCTGTGATCTGCCTGATGTTCGCCTTGGAGCTCGGAGGAAATCAATATGCCTG harbors:
- the iscB gene encoding RNA-guided endonuclease IscB, whose translation is MRVFVKNKRGEALMPCSVRKARLLLKQQKAIIVGYQPFAIQLTIATGETVQELHVGVDTGVKHLGIAVISEDKIFAHGEIEFRQDVSSLLETRKTYRRSRRNRNTRYRRCKYKFNTKRVFDKKKKKWIKPSISLTSKRPEGWLPPSLENRIQHTFRWVDTFTKLLPHPKLHLEVGKFDVQKMMNPLIQGKEYQEGETFSYHEVRYYVFARDHYTCQVCKKKNKILNTHHIIYRSHKGSDRADNLITVCTDCHTHENHQEGAILWTWMMAKKKVKQYKEPPFMHVLRKRIFSRYPEARITYGSETTPHRKTLALEKSHQNDAIAIIGISKINEHPCSHFRIVQFRKKKRSLHEATARKGRKEPNCLQKRNAKNTKESLGFLLNDQVCIHGQRGFITGFTGPYVQTIEGKYITLPGKSYKQVPLRELRRMAHHNNWQYTIQIETRPIHAPPIKDGELRAIC
- the nfsA gene encoding oxygen-insensitive NADPH nitroreductase; this encodes MKLNNETLQLLKRHGSVRQFQDIPVSEEQLAVIIEAAQMASTSSNVQAYSVIAVTNQALKAELAGLAGNQAYIEQCPVFLVWCADLYRLREVTKPHLEGCASYEDSTENLIVATVDVALAAQNAAVAAESLDLGIVYIGGIRNRITEVSELLGLPELVYPLFGMCLGHPAGAVGQRPRLPLQAVLHRNRYDAEATVEQVKAYDEVTSNYMRERTGGTNAAPWSAIMAKRLAEPTRLHMKDFLRGKGFMKQ
- a CDS encoding substrate-binding domain-containing protein, with the translated sequence MATLKEIAIQANVSAATVSRVLNNDVTLSVSEGTRERIFQIAEQMQYKPNRVKRLKQESDLSSKQIGLLIWISADDEKEDPYFSKIRVSVEKKCDELGIPIGRVIRGNEVDPAACQQMDGLIVVGSVDTEDIHRIFPNHKSIVLVNHTLEELRGYDSVSINFKQAVKDVVEHFIGHGYSDIGMIGGRDYLYKLWAKHEGDVVVDKRQVYFEQLMKEKGLFNEDYMFQGDWSTASGYEEMKKLLGRPNRPRACFVASDPMAIGALRALNEQQVKVPEEMAIIGFDDIEVSAFMNPPLTSVKVFPEQIARTAVQLLMERLEGRETAVHVTIETELVVRDTCGGHINMNN
- a CDS encoding copper ion binding protein codes for the protein MSNVILKVEGMSCGHCVSSVEKAVSNAGASAKVDLASKTVAIEFDENKVTLGAIKEAIEDQGYDVVSTPHHLNGKAL
- a CDS encoding metal-sensitive transcriptional regulator; the protein is MATHEEEHAGQPNGDDCHTSKVRKSHHSDEFKNGLGNRLNRIEGQIRGIKGMIERDTYCDDVLNQLAAVQSALNSVGKVLLEGHMKSCIIERIEAGEHEVIDELLVTVNKLMK
- a CDS encoding heavy metal translocating P-type ATPase, with the translated sequence MNNTTPTGNGEQQMTVQITGMTCSACAARIEKGLSRMEGVSRANVNLALEQATIGFDPKVSGLPQIEEKIRALGYDTVREAVDFDITGMTCAACSARIEKVLGRMPGIAQVNVNLALETAHVEYTPGTIGTRDIMEKVSSIGYKATLKEERKDSADHRELEILNKRRKWIISAILSFPLLWAMVGHFTFTSWIPVPELLMNPWFQLILATPVQFIIGWQFYVGAYKALRNGSANMDVLVALGTSAAYFYSLYLTIDSLNMNGMNHTVEMYYETSAVLITLILVGKWFEALAKGRSSNAIKSLMGLQAKTALVIRDGTEMNISIEEVIPGDIVMVKPGTKIPVDGEVVEGFSSVDESMLTGESIPVEKQKGDSVIGATLNTNGMLKVRATKVGRDTALAQIIRVVEEAQGSKAPIQRIADVISGIFVPIVVGIAVLTFLVWYLWAAPGQFAEALEKAIAVLVIACPCALGLATPTSIMAGSGRAAELGILFKGGEHLEAAQGIKVVVLDKTGTVTNGKPVLTDVVTTAAISAPGNRDTENRLLSIVAAAEKLSEHPLADAIVAGASDRGLELPDAEQFVNIPGRGISAVVAGQAVNIGTRRMMDEKGIDISLWMGLMKELEQQGKTAMIIAVNGVCEGIVAVADTIKETSRAAVASLHEMGIEVVMITGDNQTTAQAIAEQAGITRVLAEVLPEGKAEEIRRLQQGGVKVAMVGDGINDAPALATADTGMAIGTGTDVAMEAADITLMRGDLKSIPDAIRMSRKTMNNIKQNLFWALAYNTIGIPIAALGFLAPWLAGAAMAFSSVSVVLNALRLQRVKL